One Planifilum fulgidum genomic window, GAAATCGGCCAGGAAGAAATCCCTGTCATTCCGATGATGGGGTTTCTTTCTGTTTCGTTTCAATTCAATCTTTTTCAAATGAAACTCTGGGAAAATGAAGATCAGATGCTATAATAGAATGTGAACTTCGGGGCTCGGGGAAACGGGCGGGAATCCTCGGAAGCCCCGACGGCCCGACGATCGTGGGGGGCCAGACCCGATCTTCGATATTCGCCTGTCCATGGATCGATCACTATAAATGCTTGAAGACTCTGTGCGGAAGGTGATAGCGTGATCGAAATGCACGATGTCTGGAAGGTATATCCCAACGGTGTGGAGGCGCTTCGGGGAATCGACGTGCGGATTGAACAGGGAGAGTTCTGTTATGTGGTCGGTCCCAGCGGCGCCGGAAAAAGCACCTTCATCAAGCTGATGTACCGCGAAGAAAAACCTTCCAGCGGCGTCATCCTGATCAACGGGGTGAATGTCAAACGGGTGCGGGATTGGAAGATTCCCTATCTGCGCCGGAAGATCGGGGTGGTTTTCCAGGACTTCAAACTGCTTCCCCACTTGACAGCCTACGAAAACGTCGCCTTCGCCATGGAAGCCATCGAAGCTCCGCGCCGCAAGATCCGCAGCCGGGTCGAAGAGGTCTTGGAGCTGGTGGGATTGGCGGATCGGATGGATGCACTTCCCTCCCAGCTGTCGGGGGGAGAACAGCAGCGGGTCTCCATCGCCAGGGCGATCGTCAACAATCCGGGCTTTTTGATCGCGGACGAGCCCACCGGAAACCTCGATCCGGAAAACTCCTGGGACATCATGTACCTGCTGGAGGAGATCAACGCCCGGGGAACCACTGTCGTGATGGCGACCCACAACAAGGAGATCGTCAACACGATCCGCAAGCGGGTCATCGCCATCGAGAAC contains:
- the ftsE gene encoding cell division ATP-binding protein FtsE; translated protein: MIEMHDVWKVYPNGVEALRGIDVRIEQGEFCYVVGPSGAGKSTFIKLMYREEKPSSGVILINGVNVKRVRDWKIPYLRRKIGVVFQDFKLLPHLTAYENVAFAMEAIEAPRRKIRSRVEEVLELVGLADRMDALPSQLSGGEQQRVSIARAIVNNPGFLIADEPTGNLDPENSWDIMYLLEEINARGTTVVMATHNKEIVNTIRKRVIAIENGVIVRDEEQGEYGYED